From Trachemys scripta elegans isolate TJP31775 chromosome 18, CAS_Tse_1.0, whole genome shotgun sequence:
taaaatgttcatcaCGGTTTTTatacactcacactctctctctctctccaaagctAGTACCCTCCAGACACCGAAGTCTTGAGGTATTTGCAGTGATTCCTAATCTAGAATTACAAAGATTGTCTGAGTTTTGCTGAGTCTTTCATATTCTGCATTAAGCACTGCTCCTGCATCATCACCCCCACCAGGGTCAGCCAGCCACTGAGAGTGATCCTTGGGTTCCAGTCATGACATCGAACAGGTGTAGGGTTTTTACCTTCCAGTTTCCCACTCTAATGATAAGGAAATGTACGCTGAGGCCATCActgtgatttcagtgggcttaGAGCTACCCACCAAGACAGGCTTTCCCATTAGTCTGGCTAAGGCTAGAAATGAAACATGATGTCAAGAACTGGCTGATACAGAACCCATTCACATGCTCCTCTGAGACCTCAAGTTTAGGACAAGGTCATGCTTGTTAATCAAATATACCCcaaatttttaaagggaaatataCCTAGGTTTGAACAGAGAGGGCGAATTCAAACTTTTTCTTACATGAGGGAGGCAGGGGACTGGGTTAAAATCAATGTTCTTGCATTCTTTGCTTTCTAGATTTGCCAAATATTACAGGGATGCTGAAGGAGTTGAGTACAGGACACTGATAAAAGCCTACGGAATACGCTTTGATGTGATGGTGAATGGCAAGGTGAGGAGCCTATGCCAGGATATTTCTGGTCCTAGAAGAAATAAGGGTGGAGTCAGACTTTTGTTGTTGGGTAGGTACCACCAGAGTGGGGAAGGGCAACCCTAGGGCAAAACCACCCCCTTGTTTGTGATGGGGAAGGATTCTTGGCAGGCAATGTTTCATTGTCACTAGCAAGTTGACTTGATACACAAAGGGAAGAAAAGAGTCTGGAGTGAAGCTGAAGGGATGCCCTGGGCTGCTCCAAGTAAGATCAATAGATTAGTCAATATCAGCCTGCAGGATCCTCTCTACACCTCTCATGCTCATTGAGGAAACTGGTCCATGTGATGTTCAGCAGTGCGAGGATTATGGAAGCTATTATTTGGTTTCCCTGCCAATACCCACTGTAGTAGGAGAGTAGAGCTGGAGAAAGAGGATCAGCATTCAGGAGAGACCTAGTCTGGTGTGACGTCACAGGCTCTGGAAGGCAAGCAGGGCCAGGCTGCTACCAGACAAACATATGCCTCTTAGAATGTAGCACTAGTCTCAAAGCATGCTCAGGAACACTGCCTGGTGGCTTCTAGCACGTACTGCTAACCAAACACATGCATAGAGCCAAATTTACCCTACGTGTAACTCTATGGCCATCAGTTCAGCTTGTGGTAACTGCTCGGCTAGCACTAAGTGTTTTATATTTCTTTCAGGCAGGTAAATTTAACATCATTCCAACGATAATCAACGTGGGTTCAGGACTCGCGCTTATGGGTGCAGTAAGTAAATGTATCATCCTCTTTAGGGATGAAAGAAAAGTATCAGAACCTGAACCATGTCCAAATCCTGTGGTTGAGATGTTTCCAGGATAAACAGTTTGCCTGAAAAAATAGTCACGTTCTTTAGAAAGGCTGATTGGTTGGGTTTGTGCCTTTAGAAGGGAGCCATCAGTTAATACACTTTGTGCTGCGGGCACCCCAGCATGGCAGAACACAGTAGGGAGAATAGACACTGCAGTaatgagcacagtataaatgCTTAGTTTATAAACGGTGCCATAGACTTTCAGTTTTCCTCCTTTAACCACTGCCCACTGCAAATCAGATCTACTATTGCACTTGAGAGATGCAACACATGGCACAAGGAAGCAGCTGTGATATGCGGACATCTCttagctcagatactatggtgatgactATGGTGTGAAAGCCTAGACAAGGCAAGATTAATCCCATTATCACTGAATTATTATTACTGAGTAAACTTTACAATAAGCCTCCTATGAATTGTGACTCGGTGTCTTTTTTTTCTCGTTTGTTCCATTGTCTGAAACCACTTTGGGCAAGATACTCCGCCTGAGGGAAATTGGCATATTGCCGTGTTAATGAATAAAAGCTAAATAGAATCTCATTACATTCCTGGTCCATATGTAGAAAATGAGGATGTTGATATTTGTGAACCTAGTGTGTTTTCCATGCCAACAtgaaccttgggcaagtcacgtactttgtccatgcctcagtttcccatctgcacaACTGGGATAAATAATACCATtgtcctgcctcacaggggtgttgtgggtGCTCAGATGCCCTGGAGCTATCTAATTAAGTGATATCTAGTAGCCTAGGATATTCTGGCCCCATAAAGTGGAAACAATTGCTTTGCTAAAGCTTTTCACATGCAAGGTTGGGATTGAAGACATGATTATTTGctctgcagtagtgcctagagttGCCAATCAGGACCCCAAGGTGCTAGGTGCAGTGTACACATAAGGCAAAGACAGTCCCAAcctcaaagaacttacagtctgaATGTGAGACAACAGGTGGCTGCAATACGCAAACGAGAGCACAAGGTGACAGTGGGAGGATCATGATTACCATAATAAGCAACAGTCACGGTACACTGGCTAAGAGTAGCCATTGTCAAACATTTTGTAGGCTTCACAGCACAGGTGAGTTTTCAGGAGAGATGGGGAGGAAGATAATGTAGCGGCTTTGGGGATTTTTACAGGGAGATTATGCATttgctttcagttgcttattaCAGTAATGTGCTGCCTCCAATATTTTGCAGGGGGCTTTCTTCTGTGACGTGGTGCTACTGTATCTGATGAAAAAGAGCAACTTCTATCGAGGCAAAAAATATGAGGAAGTGAAGTAAGTGGGACTCTTGTTGCATTTGTGTGTGTAGCATTATACTGTCCAATCATTAAATGGACAGAAATATAGAAACAAAGGACATTTTAATTGCAGAAGGAGGGCATTTGATTCCAGGAAATTACATGCATACAGATGAGTATAGCCAAGCTGCTCCCTCCATAAGTCATTGCTGGAGTCAGGGAAATAGGGAAGCTGCTGTGTCATTGTTCAGGCTGCAAATGGCTCCTGGCTCTCCATCCATAATGATGCCAAATGGAATCAATGGCAACTACTAAAAGCCCTGGATGCCTTTTCCTTTCACTTATAAAGATGAAAATCAGAACTCCAGCCCGAGAGCTGCTATGTTAAAGGGTGGCTTCAGGGCTAAGCTAATGTAGGCCTGGCTGGGATGCAAAAGGGGCCATGTCCTCTCAGTTACGACAGACTTAAACCCTGTAGATCCATTTTCTGGGCCACTGAAGTTCAGCCAACTGAGAATGGCAGAATGAGTCACTCTGCTGCACCAGCGTCCATCTGATAAAACCTCGAGTACACAGTTCCTGTAATAGAACATTGTCACAGTGTCAGCGCTCCATTGCTTTGAACCCTGAAGTCTGAGTATCACgttgacatttatttttcatgtagCGTCCAAGGTCCTTTTGATTATATTTGTGTGCAATCTACTTGAATTAAGAGGGAGTTTACAGATCTATATCAATGGAACAACTGACCCATCTGTTTCAATCATGAAGTTGCCAGAAAATtgtgggaaagattttttttctaaaagacttGACATCACAAATTCAGTGTGAGCTTCATGGAATAGATAAGGTTATTTGTGCCTGTGGCTATGTGCAGAGCTCCAATTAGAGCTACAGCAAGGTGCCCTGAGGCCATTGTGGGCATTATGCAAAAATCAACATAACTTCTGTGATGCACAAATGGACCTTAAAAAACAATCCATTGAAACAACAAACGTTTGTTATGAACACTTATAGTTTAGTCAAAACAGACTACTTATGAAAATGGCTCAGTTCTGTCCATTAGCCAAGCCAGGGAGAAATTTACCCATCTCCAGAAGCAATGGTTTAAACATTCTTTGTCTCTGTCTCTTGGAAATGCTGAAGGTCCCACCAAGACTCCTCTTCTGCTTCACTGCAAGGTAAATAAACGTAAGGTACTGCCCTACTTGCCTTTTGTTCCCACAGGTCCACTTCAAGAAAGTCTTTACCAGGTGGAACAGCGAATGGGAACCAGAACTCAGAATCGCTGGCTACATTAGAGCAGCTGAGACAACTACAGACAGTTGAGACCTAAGGGTCTGTCAACTGGAAAACATGTTCCATAAAGACTACAATGGTAAAACACAGCAACCAAACTTTGAGGTGGAGACAGCCATGGTCAGGTCTATTGTATCATTTGGATGCTCAGAGAAGAGGTCAGTTATAGCTATTCTGTTCAAGAGAGCAGTTTGCTAAAAATATCACCCCTTCTGATCTAAGGCACTCTTCCCTATCTTGAGCTGGTGACTCCTGTGCCATTGCTACAGAACTTTtgtattataaagaaaaatgtagaaGAAACCAGGCAACATTTTTATATGCACATAAATAGATAACCAGCATTATTCTGTAGCCCTGCATTGCTTCTGCTAGTGAAAGGTCAGTGACAAAGACACGTGGCATTTGACATTGTTAGGAGAGTTGAGGTTGGGAAACCAGAATCGCCTTCTGTTCAGCTGCACTGCAACACCAGTTCCCAAGTCCTGTATGATCTACCTGTAAGAGCAGATTGAAATCCTTTGGGCTGGTGCTGAGATAAATAAGATCCGGCGTTCCATTCAATTTGTCTGTAATTCAAGTAACATCATACAAAGGCAAAGTGACTCTCAAGATGTTTTCAGAGGAAGAGCCCTTATTCTATAGACCATGGTATCCTCCTATTTCCATAGAAGCACTTTACCAACCCCACTCCAAAACCAACCAGGCTCAGTGATATTTGCAGTTGGCCTGGCAAAGCTCTCATGAGCAAATTAATATAGAACTTTTGTTAAATCTAGTGTTTAAAAATGCCAAAATAACCTACAGTAAAGGGATGAAGTTTGTCCTCTAGTAATTGGTCCAGGTAACTTGACATTTTGGGGTACAAGAAAGCATAGTGTGGCATAGCAGGTAGCTGATCAGGGGAATAGTTTGAAACAAGTTGGGTGATGCTTCTAAGGAAGTTGACATATGCTTTTAATACTGGCCTGATGTTAACACTTTTGTCTGAATTTTCTTTTGGACAAACAGCCATTGGAAGCTGAATACGGAAAGAAAGTATCAAATATTCAGTGTGTTAACAGTGTGCATCAAGGCATCTGTCAATAACAGCACATTCAATGACCAAGCCTCCCTTCATTGACCAGTTGGTTTCATGCTTTTCTCAGCAACTCCTTTTTATTGTCACTGTGCTTTTTGTTTGGTTCAGGGATGATTATCCTCTCTACCTTACTTACTGATTCCTGACAAAGGAGGAACTTGATGCTTCTGCCAGTAGGAATGGATAGTCAGAGTTACTGGATCAGGCAGCTCTAGTCAGGGACAGCTACTCTGTCTGTTTTGTTATCCACAGTTTGACATGTGGGTGTGTGGAGAGGAATAGCACCAATTGGACTTTGTTTCCCACGTCATTCTGTATCTCCCAACCTACTACAAGTTACaggatttatttaaaagttaGAAATCTaatacttaactttttttttggttacacgGCTTTTGAAAGGACGATGAGCCTTTGTTTCTGACTCACAAAACTCTATGACCTAAATTCAGATGGTGATATAACTTCCCAAAAATGGTAGGAAAAAATACTAGGAAGCAAAACCACAAAAGTCAATTCTACTTGGCTCTGTGCTTCCTTAGGATGAATTTGACTCACTAGCCTTGGATGAAAATGGTAGGTGATGAAGATTAAGCTGCCTTGCTTTGAAATATGACATTAATAGCCCCGGGTCAGGCTTTTCACTCAATTCAAAAACAACAACTGGTGATTGACTTTAAGGTGAAACCTGACAGCATTGGCTTGATGCAAACAGGACCGTGTAAATTTAACTAAGCCAACATAACTCAATCTTAACCATCTATACTTAAGTAGTTTTTGAAGCTGAAACAAATATAATACAACGCTATATCACCTCCTACTACCGTATGATTCACTCAAGCAGCTCATCACAAATAAAAACAAGGCTAGGCCTGTTCTGTAGTCTAATACTTTAACTTGCCAAAATAATGTTACCTTGTTAGAAAGGACCTAACCCACTTCCTGAGTTGAAGGCTTTAGGTCCCCCATCACAAAACTCAATCCCcatcctatatatatatttttttaaggtaAGTCAGTACAGAGATTAGTCATAAACAGTAACTATCAGATTCTCAGGAGTCTTTTTAcaaaatttgatatttttcctTGGAGTTAATATATAGCAATGGAATTTGTTTATTGTAGGATAATGTCTTTTCTGTATGTTGTATTATTTTAGATAATTAACCATATACATGCTGGTTTccccattttgttttgaaatgcatACATAACATTTGAACAGTACAAGTATATTAATAAAGCTGCCCATCTAAGTTAACTAAAATGCCCATGTTTAAAAGATGCATGACTCAATATAGAAAAATAGCTTTGACGGAATTCAGTAACTAGACCATGTTATTTTGCAGGAGACCAAAGGTATATTGACTGTAAATATATAGTGTGGCAGACAGTATTTATAGTATTGTCAATTTCCCTCTTTCATATATAACTACTTTGTTTCAATATTAAGTAAAGTTTAAAATAGAGGGCAGACTATTTAAAAAGAGCATTTCAAAGTACAAGTGGGAAAATGTTTTACACAATGTTCTGTGTCACTGGTTAGTAATTTATGCTTCAGAATAGGGTGAATTGCAAAAATGCTACTGCTGATTCAGTTTTATCCTTGTATGGAAATACTGCTAAGTGTGCTTTAGAGCCCTGTCACCATACAAGTGCAGAGACTATATACCCGCTCACTCAGAAAACTGATGAAGAGGGATTGTAGGGCCTGTCCTATAGCTGAAAGCTGCAGTTTACAGCTCAGTCTGTCCTTGATTTTCTTgcagaaaatgaaatatattacCACAATAATGCATTGTAAGTTTGGGGAAATACTAAGTGAGTCTATTCCAGATCTCCGGCTGTGGGTTTGTTCATTTTAGCTATAATGGATACTGATTCATAGGACACTGTGGTTTCCTTTGGCATAATGTAGTATTATGTCAGTGGAAAGCATTGTGCAAATACCACTAAAAACCCAAAACAGTGACTCATGACTGTACTacttattgccttttatatctGCCATTACAAAAAGTATGCTCTGCAAAAGCAATGCATGGAAGAGATTGAAATGTTTTAGTAACTTTAATTTCCTATTTGTAAAGTGACTGTACCCAGGATCACAGCACTTACACTAAGGATCCATACAAATAAGATACTTCTGTCCAGTTTCATGTACATTTAATTACATATTACCATGAAACTAACTTTGTGTCAGTGTTTCCTTTCGGATTTCATTGCATTAAGCTTATGGCTAAAGATACTGTTTTTACCAATGCTTGTATGCTGATGGTGACAGTGGGAACACAACGTAAAATAAAGCTGCTATTGCTGATCTTACAGAGGCAAAATGTAAAAGGAATAAAATCAGCCAAGAATGGTGGACATATGGTGATCTTTAGCGATTCATGGGATATACTTATAAATGTGTGGGAAGCAATTTAAGTGACTTTTCTATAAGACATTTTACATTCAATTTAATTAGACAAATACTACAGAGTTTTGTACTCAGACATAAGTTACTGACCGCCTTAACAATACAAGCAGTGAACAACAATTTAAAAAGCTGGCATAGTTGTTTAGATGAGTTTTTGGCAACAGTCCTCCTATTTCATTAAAACCCATTGCAGCTAAAGTGGTTATTACTCTTTTAGTAGACATGCACCATGCCATAGAGGAAAGTCCAGAAGAGGACATACGTGAAGAGGCCTCCGATAAGCCCCCCAGTGAAAAGTGGCCTTCGGGATTTAAAGTACTTATTCCACCGCCGTCCAGCTTTTAATACCAAAAGCACTGAGAGAAGGACAGAAGCCAAGAAGTAGAAGATGAAGCCATGTAAACCAGTCAGGCCAAGAATTCCTGCTGTTGCTCCTGACAAGGCAGAAACGGATGTCCTGCAATAATCCAGAATGGCGGCATTCCCTCGGACTGCTCCTTCGCTGATGAACTGAGGCCCTTCTCGCTTAGCCACCATTGTAGCCATTGCTCTGGTTTGGAGTCAAGTCTTTCTCCCAACGAGACTAGGTCAAAGGAGAGAACAAGCTATTGTACTAagtcaatttcattttatttgggaAGATGGGATGGAACAATTCTTTTCCCTCCTGTCCATAACTAACAGCAGGAACTGAAAGTGAAAAATGCACAGCTACTTGGAAATTGACCTCTTTAGTACAAATCACCATCAGTaaattgataaattgaagagtACCTATAATCTGTTGCCCATTTTGGTAATGTCAGGCCTGACAGCATGTGAAATGCATCAGTCATCAGAACATTGTTCATGACCTTTGAAAAAAACTGATTTGATGAGTAGTGTCTTGGACAAACTGTATTCCCAGTTATCTGTACTAGAAATAAGTGGTGGTCTTTGAATAACTACAAGAAATCAAGGAGCTATTCACATGTCTACTAGCTGTTATAACTGATGGTATTCAAAAAGCTGCTAAAACATTCAAGCAAATCAGGTAGTCTACACTTGGAttttatgtaaatataaaattaacttgCATTAATCAGGTAAGTTTACATCTCAACCTCGGAGCCCTTTACAGTCATTAACACCACACATATAAACAAAACGGAACCAATCTCACGATTGTATGTCTACAGCACACAAATTTACTTGTTACAGTAAGAAAAATTTAGGCCAGCTTTAGTAAGagtctaaaaaaaattaatttatccTTCCAAgtcaggacaggttaggcatttcagaactcactactcaaagaattaaatttaagtgtaagagaaataaaaattatgaaatgcatacaccagtcaaaacactaaaaataACACTCTTtgaaattacagagaatatatgtgcattgcaggaagtaccaagtaGTAACAACATTAATACAAGTATGTGCTGGGAGgtatgggtgtgtgtgagagagagacagagagtgtgtttcagagtaacagccgtgttagtctgtatccgcaaaaagaagaacaggagtgcttgtggcaccttagagactaacaaatttattagagcataagctttcgtggactacagcccacttcttcggatgcatacgaagAAGTGGGTATANNNNNNNNNNNNNNNNNNNNNNNNNNNNNNNNNNNNNNNNNNNNNNNNNNNNNNNNNNNNNNNNNNNNNNNNNNNNNNNNNNNNNNNNNNNNNNNNNNNNNNNNNNNNNNNNNNNNNNNNNNNNNNNNNNNNNNNNNNNNNNNNNNNNNNNNNNNNNNNNNNNNNNNNNNNNNNNNNNNNNNNNNNNNNNNNNNNNNNNNNNNNNNNNNNNNNNNNNNNNNNNNNNNNNNNNNNNNNNNNNNNNNNNNNNNNNNNNNNNNNNNNNNNNNNNNNNNNNNNNNNNNNNNNNNNNNNNNNNNNNNNNNNNNNNNNNNNNNNNNNNNNNNNNNNNNNNNNNNNNNNNNNNNNNNNNNNNNNNNNNNNNNNNNNNNNNNNNNNNNNNNNNNNNNNNNNNNNNNNNNNNNNNNNNNNNNNNNNNNNNNNNNNNNNNNNNNNNNNNNNNNNNNNNNNNNNNNNNNNNNNNNNNNNNNNNNNNNNNNNNNNNNNNNNNNNNNNNNNNNNNNNNNNNNNNNNNNNNNNNNNNNNNNNNNNNNNNNNNNNNNNNNNNNNN
This genomic window contains:
- the EMC6 gene encoding ER membrane protein complex subunit 6, translating into MATMVAKREGPQFISEGAVRGNAAILDYCRTSVSALSGATAGILGLTGLHGFIFYFLASVLLSVLLVLKAGRRWNKYFKSRRPLFTGGLIGGLFTYVLFWTFLYGMVHVY